A stretch of DNA from Caldivirga sp.:
CTGTTTAGGACCTATAAAGAATATAGAACCGCCCTTAAAAATAGCATTAATTGAATCACCGTATACCCTATAGGCATAAATGGGTTTAGTTCCATTATTTACCTTAATCTCACTCACCTTTCTGCTTCCAGCTAAAAATGCCTTGGACTTCTTTTCCAAGCTTCTTCATCAAGTATAGTATAAATTATGTTCATTTCCCTTAATTCATCATGTATTTGGGGAAAAGTTTGCTCAACTATGGCCTCTATTGCAAATGCCTGGTATGCTCCAGTTGAGATTAGTGACGGTGGTATACTACCCTTATCAGCCTTAGCCATTATCGCGTTTGGTGGCTGATACATTATGGTTAATTCACTTATCTCCTCCCTATACTCGCCAGGTAATATCCACCTCAGGAAATCCATTAATAATGGTTTATTAACTGTAGCTGATTCGGGGGTAAGACCAGTCTCATGATGCTTGGGTATAGGGTAAGCGTGGCAACCCTCTCAGTGCTAAGGAAAACTGCCGGTGTTAATGGATCACCGAATACTTTACTCAATATGTAAGAGCCTATTGTGGGTAATGCGCAGTTAGGGTCATTACCCATGACTGAGACCTTGTATTGATTATTCTCAACAACCACACCTGCTATACATGCAGAGAGACTACTCCTCTTATATTCAACTACTACACTTAGCTTCTCATCACCACTTAGGTTAAAGTCTACGGTATTACTCCGCCTATCAATGATCACTCTAAGCGTTAAGGAATCCGTAATCACGGCCACCTCACCCTCATCCTCACCAAGAGAGACTAAATCGTGCGGCTCCACGCCAAAAAGCCTTTCCCGCAGCATTCCTAATAAGGCCCTCGTTAAGGAATCTTAAGGCTAACCAAGACTCAACCAAAGACTCCAACAGTCTCGCGTTAACATAATCCTCCACCGACGGCTTAGGCAGGGTTTCTCAATAATTCCAACACCCACAACCCCATTCTACCAAACCCTACAAATGCTTAAATCCTCAGGGATTATTAAGAATGTTTAAAGACCATTGGTTAGGTAAGAGTACTGGGAAACATTGAGTAGGTTATTTATCTGCAGGAAGAGAATAAACTTATTAATCTATATTAATGTTTAATTGATTTAATGGGGGGTTTAGTTTCAGTGGAGATTTCGAGAGTGATTTACGAGAAGATCCAGGAGCTGGGCCTGGACCTTGAGGACCTTGTGGCTTACTCATTAATTAGGTTTACCAGTCTTGATCCTGGTGAATTGGCTAGGGCTAGGGTTGAGTTGGCTGAGAGGTACCTCAATGAGGCTAGGGAGTATTTAACCAGGGGTGACGCTGTTCAGGCTAGTGAGAAGCTTTACAAGGCTGTTGAAGAGGCTGTAAAGGCGCTGGCTGAGGAGTACAATGTCCCTGAGTATCAACAGGCCGTTAAGGAGGGTAGGTGGTTCGCTTACTTACTCGGTAGGGCTGCCAGGACGCTCAGCGTTAAGCTTAATGAACCCAGGATTACCTACGCCTGGTCAATTGCCTATGACTTACATATCTGGGGCTTTCATGAGGGTAAGTATGGGGTTGATTACGTTAAAATCGACATACCCCACGTGGAGTGGCTAATCAACTACACTAAGCAGCTACTGTATAGGCAGAGCCAGGCTGGTTAACGCCAAGTCTAAAGATAACTGACCTCCTCCCCGTCTTTGATGTTTTTCTTTGGGTTTACCGCCTTCATCCTCATTGCTTCACTGTTTATTGATGTTGCCATACCTATGATTAGTCATATTTAACTTAAATTCAACGGTTTCATTAATGACCTTAGCTAGGTTAATAATAGTGTTGAAGTCGGGTTCAAACCCCCTCCTAATCCACTCCTTAGCTGACGTAACCGTAGCCTCCACTAATGTTACTAAGGCATCAGTCGTAGTGGTGGCTGCCTTACCCCTACTATTCATTAATTTAATTAGCCTGGTTTTAGCCTGCTTAACTAAGGCATCCGTAGTCTCCCTGAGGAGTAGGTTAACTTGGCTTGCGTCAGTGGGTTTAACGAAGTACTCCACTACATTAGCCTCCTCTGGTATTTGAGTGAGTAGAATGCGTTTAATCATGTGGCTTGGGGTTAAGTAAGTGGAGTTATCGACCCTTGGTGAGAGGAGCCATGTGGCGGTTTCCTTAATCCTTGAATACACCCTGTCCCCACCACCGGGTATGTCGAAGGAGAGGAGTATTAAGTCATCTGCGTTGTTGCTTAGGGTGAAGTTGATTAAGCCATTGTTTAACTTAGGCCAATTAACTAGGTGAATGTCCCTAATCTCATCCTGCCCCTTATACCTACCCTCAAAGCTCCTTGATGAATAACCAGTAGTCCTACCTACCACTGCAAACAT
This window harbors:
- a CDS encoding PaREP1 family protein, with protein sequence MEISRVIYEKIQELGLDLEDLVAYSLIRFTSLDPGELARARVELAERYLNEAREYLTRGDAVQASEKLYKAVEEAVKALAEEYNVPEYQQAVKEGRWFAYLLGRAARTLSVKLNEPRITYAWSIAYDLHIWGFHEGKYGVDYVKIDIPHVEWLINYTKQLLYRQSQAG